The genomic DNA CAGTTTATTCCTTTTTGCTGCAATATCTTCTCCCCGTCGCCCTTGGGGACAAGACCAACCATTTCCATATCAGCATCAACCATTATCCTGACAAGTTCCTTGAAAGTAACCTTCGGCTCCCAGCCAAGTTTCTTCTTTGCCCTGGAGGCATCTGCAAGCAAAAAATTAACCTCTGTCGGACGAAAATAACGCGGGTCAATCTCAATAATAACATCTCCGGTGTTCAGGGTTGATACCCCTGACAGTGAACGTACAATACCTTTCTCATTTGCCCCTTTTCCTTTCCATTCAATATCAACCCCGGCATAACCGAATGCCTGTTCCAGAAATTCTTTCACTGTATGGCTTTCCCCTGTGCCGATCACATAGTCATCAGGCGTTTCCTGCTGAAGCATCAGCCACTGACATACCACATATTCAGGAGCGAACCCCCAGTCTCTTTTTGATTCAAGATTGCCGAGATAGAGCCTTTTTTGTTTCCCTGCAATAATATTTGCAACTGCCCTCGTAATCTTTCTTGTTACAAATGTCTCACCCCTTCTCGGGGATTCGTGATTAAAAAGTATGCCGTTGCATGCAAAAAGATTGTAT from Nitrospirota bacterium includes the following:
- the gmd gene encoding GDP-mannose 4,6-dehydratase; the encoded protein is MKRAFITGITGQDGSYLTELLLSKGYEVHGLIRRASTFNTGRIDHIYTDPHIPGTNLFLHYGDLSDAGQLTNIIYNIKPDEVYHLGAQSHVRVSFDMPEYTGDITALGTTRILEAIRKSGIKAKFYQASSSEMFGATPPPQNESAPFYPRSPYAAAKVYAYWITVNYREGYNLFACNGILFNHESPRRGETFVTRKITRAVANIIAGKQKRLYLGNLESKRDWGFAPEYVVCQWLMLQQETPDDYVIGTGESHTVKEFLEQAFGYAGVDIEWKGKGANEKGIVRSLSGVSTLNTGDVIIEIDPRYFRPTEVNFLLADASRAKKKLGWEPKVTFKELVRIMVDADMEMVGLVPKGDGEKILQQKGIN